From the Thamnophis elegans isolate rThaEle1 chromosome 16, rThaEle1.pri, whole genome shotgun sequence genome, the window ctcattagaattgaaatagaaatgagtagagtagagtagaatagaatagtttattagccaagtgtgattggacacacaaggaatttgtcttcggtgtacttaaaaaaaaaagaataaattcatcaagaatcataagctacaatacttagtgatagtctctctctctctctctctctctcacacacacacacacaaacacacacacacacaaacacacccctcctctggattcaatgggacttttagaaaatccccactcctgtgcacacactccctctttctctctctctccccccttctctgaattcaatgggacttttagaaaatccccactcctgtgcacaccctccctctttctctctctctctctctcccctcctctggattcaatggaacTTTTAGacaatccccactcctgtgcacacactccctctttctctccccctctcccctcctctggattcaatgggagttttagaaaatccccactcctgtgcacaccctccctctttctctctctctctctctctctccccttctctggattcaatggaaCTTTTAGacaatccccactcctgtgcacacactccctctttctctctctctctcctcctctggattcaatggggtttagaaaatcccccctcctcacacactcctccctccttccctctgtctctctctctgtcattctctgtgtgtctgtctctcctccctccctgtgtgtgtgtatgtgtgtgtgtgtggatccctgcccccgtggatgggctctggactagtagagcctcctcttcctccttttaaccaggcgatcttcggctGTTGCACAATCCTAAGGGCATGCGCTGCCCTATTTGCTGAATCTGgcgcggcttcagagaaagaaggcgtgcaagaaagcccccccccccacatccccgctgcctgaacgtttgaatgaaggaggctgcaggctcctttgttctcggctatgcaattttctttcattctctgctgcctgaacgagtgaatgaggcagagggagaatgaaaggagattgcgtcccttctgtctccccgttgctcagaaaagcaactccgggaaggtcctttggtggtggcaggcatcctagaacctgcctgctagcaaaggaccttcccagagttgcttttctgagcaacggggagacagaagggaccaAATACTGGCCAGCTGGGACGGGTATACAgagctgggggcggggcaggcttacttccgggtccagtcACAAAAATCGGGTCTTTTTAAGAACGCCCCGGGACAAGGGACAAATTGTGCGGAAGCGTGATTGTCCCGCGagaatcgggacgtctggtcaccttaccttagaAGGACCGTAAGAGGAGGCGGCTTTGGCCTGGGCCTCTCCTTTGGGGAAGGGGACGCAGCCCTgacctgcctctctttctctctcccctgcaGAAGGACGGAGGAGGAAGGAAGCGCCGCCCAATAGCAGGAGGTGCTGTGGCTGAATCTACAGCTGATTTGGCCTTCATTGTGCCAGATGTGAAAGAGCTTCTCCCTGTTTGATACAATTTACATGGGTTTTGCAAATGTCAGTAGAGACTCTCCCCAGATATCTGAAACTCCTGTCAGTTGGATTTCCTGGATGGTCCCCTTGTCTTCCAGCAGAAACCGCTGCAAGGGACAGTTGTCAGGATAGTTAAAAGTCCCCCATTTCTATGCTTTCTTTTGACTTTTCTCTTGCAAAGCCCATAAGGACTCCTGGCAGGGGGGGGGGTCCATCCTTGaagcaggagggagggggagcagcCTGGAGAGTAGCCCTCCATGCCATCCTTGCAGCCAGCAGGAGGAGGGAAGCCAAGGGAGACATCTTTGCCTCAGGCCATCCACTGGGAAGGAGGGGAACTGGGTCATCGCCTGAAAGGACCTCAAAGGGGACTCGGTAAGAGTCCCCTTTGAGGTCCACAACAGCTTCCCACTCCTGACTTTGCACATCCTGAGCCCCAACTGGGTTCACAGGCTGACTGCAAGGAAAGTTAACCTGACACCAGCCAGCCGGCCATGCAAATGCAGTCGTGAGGACTTCCcttccgggggtgggggtgggtatcacatcttggggaggggggaaattggCTTGGGAGTCATCATGATTGTGCTATAAAGGggtcttaatgtctgtattttccAACATTTTAAGAATGCTTTGGACTAGGATTGATTTAGGATGCCATATTATATGCAAGGATGCCACCTTATTTTTTGGCATACTTTTTGGATTTTTGTCATAAAATAAGAACTATAGTATTATTACTTTACAAGTATTTATTTAGATTTGTTTGCCTCAAGGTGAATGATTAATTTCTAAACTTTGAGGTTTATGTTTTTTCATTGACCAAACCCCAATGGACTGTCCATGATTGCAATAAAGGTTTGATAAGATATCCTTTATTGTCCAGTTTTCCTGTGAACATACTGGTACCCATTAAAAAATGGAATTCTGATACCCACACCATAGCCTATTTGGAATACATAATGGAAAAAAGAGATTTGGGAGTTCACGGGGTTGATACTTGTTCATATGGAAGAAAAGTGACAATCTAATATGCTGCTTCGGATACCGGAGTCTCTTTTCTCTTCCCAGGAGGTAACACAGCGGTTGTGGAGAGGATGTGTCGTGTGCCAGATAATCCTGCAGAACTTGCTCATATCTAGTTAGTACTATCTGTacagttgggggcaatatatccAACTGTCATGAAAAATAACTGCAAAATACATCCCAGAGACAGTAAGCATTGTTGGGTCTGCCAGCCCTTCACCCCTCCAGCTGCCttaccagcccctccctccctgtatccaccttttcctttctcatccttcctttctgccttcttaaaaaaaaaaacccagcagagGGGGAAATCCCCTTCAATACTGCCCTCTTTTTATTTGGAAGGGACTCGGGTCACCTGGAGTCACTGGGAGTTAGGCTGCTCcccaaatttaataaaaagtcacACCTAAATAAATGGGCAAGTCTCCCAAACTTCCCTGAGGATCCTGGCTTCTCTTTCAGGTACGCAGGACACAATCTCAAAAAACTCCTCATCCTGGAGTCTTGATAGTGAAGTGATCTGGGTGCTACAACCATAAAGATATAAAGAgttgttttttctcctttgctatatGTAGCGATGAGCATCCTGCACTGGATACGTTGGTTCCTAGGGATAACTTTGCACATCAGCTCACAGATGTCCTATTCAGCCCAGCCCCCCCTCAAGAAAATTCTAGAACCATAGAAGGGAAAAGGCCTAGAACAGAGAAGGAGAAGGCTGAGGCAAAGTCTAAGAAAGCAAGTTAATTCACAGCAAGTTAAACGGAATATGTGATCCTGTTGCTTCACATCTTAGGCTTTATCATAAATTTAAAATGACATATTAGCCCTTTTAATGTGACATTCTTAACCTTTAAAAAACctctttttaaagtttaagatgcatgttttccccttctttacTAAGGCTTTTTATTTGGTATGTGAGAACAAAAGTATTCTGAAAGTGTTTGAATACAACTGCAACTTTCAAGAAATACAAACCCTGGTATAAAAGACTAATGAAACACATAAATTTGTCATTTATGGAATGTTATCTAGAACCAATGTCTTCTGTTGTTTAAACTTCACAAGCATTCAGTGTATTTTATTGTTTCATCATTTGTTTCCTGACAGTGAATATGTGTCATTTGTTTCTGTACACTCTTTAAAAACATTAGTTTTGCTTCGCTTGAATTACTTGATGGTCTGTATTTGCAGAGGTAAAAGTCTCAAATTCAAGAAATCAAGTTCTTTTCAATTCCACACCACACTTGGGGCCTGAGTTTGGAGATTAGACATGATTTAAGATGAtcgacaaataaataaaagtaatagaAAAAGAGCAGAGTTCTCATTTTCTCCCTGGTAACCAACTTACCTCTTGGAAGGCATCTTCAACAGTGCTGGGTTTGTACCGGTTTTGCTACCAGTTCGTTCGTGTGCTCTCTCGTGTGCGTGATGTCtgcactaccggttcagccgaactgggagcaacccacctctgatatttaCTCTGATAACGGGCAGTTTAGCCTGCATGAATGATGTCATAAAGGCATCAGAATTCCAAAGGAGACGATAGGCGGCCTATCAAACCTCACCCGTTCTACCTTTTTttagcagttttttttaatttttcccttctacaacaccttacagtcattacatcaacattgttatgtcatcatacctgtacatgtttCACGTCTACCTTTTCTACATACCCCAATGCTAGGCAAATATCTGTAGGAGGTGACCAAACCAATTATTAAAGTTGCCCATTTCTCTCAAAAGGCAGATTATTGGGTGTAGACTGCCCCTTTGCAGGGAAGCTTCCCTAAGACTCATTTATACAGTCTCAGGTCAACCTCCCATTGCATTCCCTTTCTGTTGCCATGCTGTTTTGTGTTTTGTAACATCATCCCAGGTAAGTGGCCTCTATTTCTGCTTAGGTGAGAATCCAGTAATGCAGCCATCCAcgacaggaaaaaaaatcctgtcaCCCTTGAACAACTTTCAAAAGAAAATGCTGCGTAGGTTAATGATGCTGAACCCCCCCCCAAGGCACATGACTTTCTTTTGCCAAGTTCCAAATATTGAGGGATCCAGCAATTAAAGAGACTCAGAAAAAAATCCAACTTAGATCTTATCAAAATTGCACAATTTTATGCTCCTTTTTCCACACAATAATGTGTTGGAATGAGAGGAAATTCACCAGCAGGAACCATTGGAAGGACCTTAAAgaggccaatgaagaattctccCCTCCCCACAATTACTCAGACATACATCATGACTGAAGATCCTTCCACACACAGGCAAGTTTATAGTTTTTTCCCCATGTAAATCCTTTGATATGGAAGGAAGAGCTCTTCACTCAAGGCATTTACAGGGTTTTTCTCCTCTGTGGATTCTTTGATTTGAATTAAGGGTTTCTTGTGAAGTGAATtgaagtgattggaacacaatacctccaagatctcttccatttATTATGGTTGTTATTCTGTTGCTGTCCATGTACACCgagagcttctgcactggagacaTATTCCTTGCATGTCTAATTACACTTGaccaaatgaaatatttaatttgaCATGTAGTTTTATTACTATTATCATGATTATCTCAAAGCTTTTATATACAATGAGTTTATGCACCGAAGACggattccttgtgtatccaatcagacttggccaataaataattctattcattCTACTCTCAATTACTCAGACAAAACGTTTTTCCATACTCAGACAAGTTTATAGTTTTTTCATGTGAATCCTTTGATATCGAAAGAAGCACTCTTCGCTCAAGGGGTTTCTATGGTTTTTCTCCTctgtggattctttgatgtgAATTAAGGGTTTGCTGTGAAGTGAATCGCTTGCCACTATTCAGGCATTTGCAGGCAGCCCTCGATTTACAACTACAATTCAGCCCCCAATTTTtcttgctaagcgaaacattgaagtgaattttatgacctttcttgccagttctGTAAATTACTCCAATTGTAACAGAGTGAAGTGAatttggttttcccattgactttgcttgcaggaaggtcacaaaaagtgacatgaacccggaacactgcaactgttataaaaagGAGTCAGtttacaagcatctgaattttcatcaagtgatgtcagtgtgaaaaacagccataagccaCTCtcttcagagccattgtaactttgaacagtcactaaatgaactgctgtaagttgggGACTGACTGTATCTGGTTATTCTCCCACGTGGATTCTTTTGTGGTTATAAAGACATCTCTCCTagaaactctttccacactcgAGGCCCTGATATGGTTTTTCTCTTATGTGAAGCATTTGATGTCTATACAGAGAACTTCTCCTTTTGAAGCTCTTTTCACACTCAGGGCATTTATACGGTTTTGCTCCTGAGTAGATCCTTTGATGTTTGTGAAGGTTTCCCAAAAGActgaaggtctttccacactctttggaaggatttttcacattctgggcattcatatttcttttctctgTCCTGGACCATTTAATGATTCCCgggtcttccgaaggaccctccgccctccacgcatttcttcagtttcttttagatgtctataaaggctgctcctatgactgaagttctttccacactccaggcattgatatggtttttctcctgtgtggatccttttatgtctATTAAGGCTTTTGCGATCaccaaagctctttccacactccaggcatttatgaggtttttctcctgtgtggattattAGATGTGTATAAAGGGTGCTtgtctgactgaagctctttccacactcaaagcatttataaggtttttctcctgtgtgtatTCTTTGATGTCTGTCATGGGTGCTCTTGTGccggaagctctttccacactcaaagCATTTATAAGATTTTTCTTCTGTATGGATTTTTAGATGGCTTTTAAGAAGGTCTTTTGTTCTGAAGGATTTTTCACATTCTGGGCACTCATATTCCTTTTCTCCTGAGTGAATTTTTAAATGGTCTTGAAGATGTCCATTTCTTTTGAAGGTTTTTCCACATTCTGGGCATTGatatttcctttctccctctttgatCCTTTGAGGACTCTCGGATCTCCCAGACCCTCCGCCCTCCAGGCATTTATTCAGTTTCTTTTCCGAGTGGATTCTTTGATGTTTTTCAAGGATTTGAAttgttctgaaatatttttcacaTTCCCTGCATTGGTAAGGGATTTGTAAATGGAGTCTTTTATGTTTATAAAGGCTGCTGCTGTGACAGAAGCTCTTTTCACACTCCAGGCACttgtaaggtttctctcctgtgtggattctttggtGTTGTGTAAGATCTCTTGTCCGactgaagttctttccacactGAAAGCATTTATATGGGTTTCCAACTGAGTGGATTCTTAGATGCCTTTGAAGATTTCCATttgttttgaaggatttttcacATACCGGgcatttatttgttttctctACCAAGTGGATCTTTTCATGTCTATAAAGGGTTCCCAATTcactgaaactctttccacacttGAGGCATTTAAATGGATTTCCTAATGAGTGGATCCTTAGATGGCTCTGAAGATGCCCATTGTTTTTGAAGGATTTTTCACATCtgtatttctttcctccctcctggaTGCTTTGGGGATTCTGGGATCTTCCTCCGTCCTCCAGGACCGTCTCGGGGTCTCCGCACGTTTCCTCCTCCTTGCATCGCCCTCCAGGCAGCGCCCTTTCCCGGGGTCCCCGTGGGCTCATCTCTCCTGCATCCCCGGAGCCCCCCGGCACATCCCGGCCTTTCCATCGCTCGGGGCtgcccgctctcctcctcctctcaggcGGCGCTTCCATCCTTCCCCCGCCGGGAtcctccgtcctcctgcagggggagagagagaggcgggtAACGGCTGCATCCCCTTCCCCGCAGGAGGGCCCAGGCCTCCGCCTCCGCCTCTCACAGTCCTTCCCCGCCCGCCCCCCTGTGTGACTCCTTTCACCGGGAGAGACCCTCCCAGACTGCAACTCCCAGCATCCCCTGCGCCAAACCTGTATCTTCCGGCCACCTCTTTCGTCGATCCAGGCAGCTCCCTCGTTGCCCGTTCCGTTCCCGGAAGTGGAGGCTTCACGCCCTTTTCTCGAGAAGTACCGCCTTTTCCTTTGGAGAAACCGCCCAAACAGTCCTCCTGCCAATCGCCGTCCTCCAAGAGCGACCAATCGGCTTCTGCCTTCCTACAACAAGCCAGAGGCCGCCTGCGCAGTGCCGAAGGTTGCTTTCCTTCAGTGCGGAGATGAGGCCGAGGTCTCCCTTTGATCTTGGAGGTGCCTCTTTTGCCCCACCCTttgtccccctcccccacccgggGGGCAATTGGGGAGGGTCCTCCCTGCAGCTCCTGAGCCCCCAAAGTCCCCTTTCCAAATCTACAGGGGCAGAATCCCCTCCAGGACCCCCCCTTAATATGTGGACACTCAGCCTCTTCTGGCCTCCAGGAAGCCCCTCCCCCAGCTCCCCCCCacgcgccccctccctccccagcaaGAGGGGCCCAGGGCTGGAGGGCCCCCACCACCTTGAGGGGCTTTTCCTGGTTGATGCATCGCCCCAAAGGCTGGAGGGGCTCCTGGTCCTTCTGCTCTCTTGCACTGCAGCTCCTCCTCGGCTGGGAGGCGATCCTGATGGAGCCCCTCCATAAGTCTTTAACCTTAGATGTCAACAATCTCCCCAATGGCAACTTTTAAGGTTTGACTTCATTTTAATGTTCTTGTTTTTGCAGGAAATACCTGAGGCGATCTGAGGCTGGAGCCCAGTGAGGTCCGGAAGGCGTTTTTAGACCTGTGGAGGAAGTTCCCCTGTCAGCTAACCCAATAAGAACATgtgagctggaaggggccttggaggtcttctagtccaacccccttctcaagcaagagatcttatcccaaaggtgctttttcaagaggcaactggactttatttgcttttctttgaagatgtttcacttctcatccaagaagcttcctccgtTCTTTCgtaccaaagaagcttcttggatgacaagcgaaacaccttcaaaggaaaaccagaaagtccagctgcctgcCATAGGCATAGGAAtgtctccatagacattcagg encodes:
- the LOC116519710 gene encoding zinc finger protein 501-like, with product MEAPPERRRRAGSPERWKGRDVPGGSGDAGEMSPRGPRERALPGGRCKEEETCGDPETVLEDGGRSQNPQSIQEGGKKYRCEKSFKNNGHLQSHLRIHSLGNPFKCLKCGKSFSELGTLYRHEKIHLVEKTNKCPVCEKSFKTNGNLQRHLRIHSVGNPYKCFQCGKNFSRTRDLTQHQRIHTGEKPYKCLECEKSFCHSSSLYKHKRLHLQIPYQCRECEKYFRTIQILEKHQRIHSEKKLNKCLEGGGSGRSESPQRIKEGERKYQCPECGKTFKRNGHLQDHLKIHSGEKEYECPECEKSFRTKDLLKSHLKIHTEEKSYKCFECGKSFRHKSTHDRHQRIHTGEKPYKCFECGKSFSQTSTLYTHLIIHTGEKPHKCLECGKSFGDRKSLNRHKRIHTGEKPYQCLECGKNFSHRSSLYRHLKETEEMRGGRRVLRKTRESLNGPGQRKEI